The DNA sequence CCGTTTGTCGTCATAGCGTGAGAAAAGAGAGAATGAACCATCACCATGATTACTAATATGGATCGTATAGCTCTCTCCATCGTCCGGATTGCAGAGAGCATTGATGTCTTCTCCTTCGGCAAGAATATCTTCTTTCTGGGGGGACAGGTAAGCATTCAAGACGGGAGTAATGTCACCATCGACCGTGTCATACTCGAGAAGATCGTTCAAACTGTCAAATGTATAGTTGGTATTATTGATATTCAGCGATGTCCCGCTTATGATCGCCTCAATATTGCTTGCGGCCAACTCCGTGCATCCCTCGGCAGCATACAGATTTTTCTTGTTCTGATAATCATTCCCGGCGATCTTCGTGTCAATGGTTGTATTAATCATGGCCGTCATCCCGATCAGGGTCAGGGCCAAAAGGATCAGCAAGGCCGTCACCAGGGCCATGCCCTGGTCATTCACATACACAACGCTCATCCTCGAAAAACGAATCATGGTTCTTCCCCTCACATATTCCTCAAGACAACACGCCGGGTCAAGACGATCTGCCGATAACCATTATTGTTTTTGTACCTCGGGTCTGCCCTCCGGGTCCTCGCAATGATCGTCACGGTCACGACATGGGGATTAACGGGGTTGTCCACCTGGAACATCGGGGTATCAGGAATTCCGTCCCCAGTTAGGTCCTGGGTGATAAAAGATGCGATAAAACCGTTGCCGGCACCCGTCCCGCTTACACTGATGCGGCCGGCTTTATCCTCCTTGCTTGAATACAGGTCCGTCCCTTGATTAAAACGATACACAACTCCGTCTTGCAGGAGGACGCCATCCCCTTGTCGGGGATGATCAGTGAATATATGTTTTAACGTAAGGCTCTGCGTTCTTTGAAGTCCCCCAACCAAGTAGTCCATGGCCACCCTGGCATTCTGTTCCATCTCCTGCACGTTTTCCTGAACATTGTAGCTCCGGCTCTGAGAAACCATGAAGTTCACCAGTCCCGCCGTCACAATCCCCGTCAAAGCAAGAGTAACAAGAATTTCAACCAGGGTGAATCCACCCTGTCTCCCCTTATGGTCGGTAGCCACAGTCACCTGAACTCACATCCGGCCGATAATTGTTGTAAAGTCGGCATGGTGCAGTTTCGGTGGTTCCGTCCTTCCCGGATCCGGCCAGAAAACCGAGACCGCCACTTTCGCAAAAAGAGGCCGCGTAGGATCAGGGTAGAATGTCACCACACGTGTCCACGTAAAACCCTTGTAGGGGTTATCCACTTTCCCGTCCCCGTCGATATCAATATCTCCGGGATCTAAATTTCCATCACCGTTAATATCCCCGTAGGGAATGCTTGTTGTGGATTGATTATTCTTTGTCAAAAAGAGTTCGTTTGTTGTGAAGGGATTCCCGTTATTAAGATCCGTTAAGCTCGCGAACAAGGTTGCTAAACTCTTGCTTCTAGCCTCCTCGATAAGGTCAGCCCCAATCGAGGTCGCAATCGTCATATTGCTGCTGAAGGCATTGGAGCGAATCATTTGAGCCTGGAGCCCCGCCAGTCCCAACAGCCCGAAAGAGAGAACCACCAAGGTGATCAGTAGTTCAATCAGGGTAAAACCTTCCTGATTCGACACCCTACTTCTTGACAAGCCTTAACCCTCCGACAGGATTTATCTTTACCTCATATTCTGTAACCGTTTGTCTGAGACCAACCGTGATGGTTTGCGCCCCATCCTTCAGATTGCCCATGGGCTGATAAGTCAGCTTCCCGGCATTGGCCCCACACAAATTACTTGTCAGCTTTACATCGGGGGTACTATCTTGGAAGTCAACCCGCGGAATCACATCACGTCCAGTGCTATCCTGAATCGACATTGCAGCAGCCGGGTTCAGAGAAAAAATTATATCGACAGTCTTATTCTCTTCAATCGCCGCCATTCGTGCCAACTGCAAATTGGTGTAGATCTCCCGCGCCGTATTCTTTACTTTTTGTGATTGAGAATATGTCTCAAGTGACGGCGCAACAAAGGCCAGGGTCAGGGCAATAATGGAGATGGTAATGATAAGCTCGATATAGGTAAAACCTGAACTTGCGCGGTGCATTATTTTATCCCTTATCTTGTACCATGTTCTGAAATAACCTCAACGGATAGTAACAGATTTGCAAAAAATGTCAACATATTGTATACGAGAAAGTTGACATTTTTTTCACTCTGTTAATACAAAAAATATGGCTGAACTATACCAGAAGATGGGGGAAAAGGCAAGGTAAAATTTACAAAAGTATTACGTACTACCACAATCTAAAGATATAAAAATGCTTAGAATAACCAAATCCATCCGTTTTCAGGGAAAATCGCGCAGCCTCCTGCATTNNNGCATTCGGGTGAAGGTAGAGTAGGCGCCCACACAGAGAAACGTCATTCCTTGCAGACTGTGACAGGTGGCGACCCCCGGTGAACCAAGCCGTCGGGTCATTCCGGTTTTATCCTTCGGATTGTCTTCCCCTTACCGGGACCGGGTTTGCCTGCCACACCGGGCAAACCAAAAAGGACAGGCACCCCTTTGATGCCTGCCCTTATACTCTTACCGTTTCGTATAAAAGGTTGCCCGGAACGCACCCCATATCAATGCCCGGGGTTCGGCGCCACAACGGCAAGGACCGTCAGGCGGGTGACCGCTCGAACCCCATGGGGTTCATCGGGATTACAGAGCAGAAGATTGCCGGCAATCCCCTTTCTTTTTTTATTTCCCAGGGTAAACTCCCCCTCCCCATCCAGTACCTGCATCATCACTCTTGCCGGCGCTCCATGGGGAGGGATCTCCTGTCCTGCTTCCATACATAACAATGCCATTTTCATTTCAGGCGTATCCTGGAGAAACTGCTTTACCGGACCTTCCGGTGAAAACTTCTTCAGGGCATTCAGATCGATCGTCTCCATCTCGCCTCCCTTATGAACTCACGGCATTTTTCATTACGGCATTAATCTCATCTACAATCACCTGCGGATCAAGATTATGCATGGTCGAACCGAAGGCGATGCTTTCCATGTTCACGCCGGGGCAGGTGAAACAGCCGTTTCCGAAGTGTTTCTCGATAATCGCCTTGGCTTCGGGGGAATGTTTGATCACATCACCGATCAAGGTCTCTTTTGTTACTTCACTCATGAGGATTCCTCCTTTCTCTCTTCCAGTCACGGGAAGGGTTTCCTTTCGCTGTCTTTCATTCTACATCTTATATATACCAGAGGCAACCGGCCGACACCGTGACGCACATCACAAGTGGTGAAAGTTTTTCGCCTTGACTTTTGCTTTGCCCCTCTGTGCCTTTGCCCCTTGCTCTTTCACCTTCCCGTCAGCCCAGTCAGCTTCCGGTACATCCCGACCAGTTTCCGGGGGAGTGATTCGATCTCATCCAGGATCAGGAAGTTCCCCCGTTCGAAGATCTCCGGAAGATATGCACGGGCTTCGGTATCGACGGTGATGCAGAAGGAGAGAATACCGGACGCCCGGGCGGAGAGAAGGGCCTTCTTGATATCCTCGATCCCGTATCGCCCTTCATAGGTATCGAAATCGTTCGGCTTGCCGTCACTCAGGATAATAAGCAGTTTCGTTCGGGCCCGGACATGCTGGAAGAGATGGGTGATGTGACGAATCGCCGGGCCCATGCGGGTATAGTCGAGGGGGCGCATCCCGCCGATCCGACCCCGAATCTCGGAGCCGTACCCCTCGTCGATCCCCTTGAGGGTATAGAGGCTGCAGGCCTTCCGGGTCTTGCTCGAAAAACCGAAGATGCCGTAACGGTCGCCGATCGCCTCCATGGCCTCTCCCAGAAGAAGCAAGGCCTCACGCTGCTGGTCCATCACCCGGAGGTTTTTCACATAGGCATCGGTGGAGGCAGAGAGGTCGGCAAGAAAGATCGTGGCGATCTCCTTTCTGCGACGCCGTTTTTCAATGTAGATCTTCTCCGACGGCATGACGCCGGCCTGCATGTCGGTCCATGCCTCAATGAATGCATCGTTGTCCACATCCTCGCCGTTGATCCGCTTTCTGAGCTTACGGTACTCCGGTCGAAGGGCCTGAAATTCACGGCGGACCCGGGTGAAGAGATGTTTATTTTTCTCCATCAAACGATCGGACCATGCGATATCCTCACGGTCGTAGACTCTTTCGATCAGCGTGCACCAATCCTTGCGAAGGGCGCCGATCCGGTAGTCCCATTCGTCATACAGAAGACCGGGAACCGCTTCCCCGGAGTCGTTTTCAAGTTCCCCCGGCTCGATCTCGAAATCCTCTTCCACATGGAGAAGGGTTTTCGCCTTCCGTGCCGTCCGGATCATCCCCGTGGATTCAAGTTCGTCCAGGGCCTTGGAAAGTTCGCCCACATCTTCGTCGGTATCCAGCGGCCGGCTGATCCGGAAATACTTTGCGATCATGCTGATCTTTTCAAACCGGTTCAGCAGAATCCCCCGCCGCGCCTCCTCCTCGTCGAATTCCGTTGCCTCCGGCGTCACCTTCCGATCCGTCGAAAGTACGGTTTTCTTCTGCGTCGTCTCCTCTTGATCCCGGTCCCCGGCCTGCCCCTGCGCCGCCACACGAACCGCTCCTTTGAGCGTCCGAAGAATGGAGGGAAGATTCATCCAACCCCGGTATGGCACGGCGTCAATCTTCCGATACGGGCCGTCCACACCGTTCAGTCCACCCAGCATCCGCAGGGCCAGACGCGCGGAGTCGGACGGGCTGCTCCCGTTCCCGACGAGATGAATCATCTCTTCTCTGAAGGGATCGGCCCATTTCCGAACGGACGGGACGAACCCGGACAGGTCCGCGACGGGATGAAGACTCAGCCGGAGGAGGGCCTCGACCCTCTGTTCTGCCACAGTCAGTCCTTCCGGCTCCGGCCTTTCCCTCAAACACTGTTCCTTCAGCCTGTTCAAAAGCGTTGCCAGGCCTTCCATCTCCTCGGACAAATGCCGTTCCATCCGGGCGTCCTCGATGATGGAAAAAAGATCCAGGACCCGGTCCGGGTTCTCCATGCGATCAAAAAGTCCCAGGACCTCAAGACTCCCGAAACGGATCTGCCCATACTTGTGGGCAATAATCGCCTTGTAAAGGGCGAAATTTTCCTCCCGATCGTCAAAGGTATCGATTCGCTCCGGTAGATAGATCCGTTTCAGGTCGGTGTAGGAGTCGGCCGGGGTCGCCGGGACCTGCCGGTTCGCTCGACGGATCAATCCGAAGACATAGCCCTTCCCTTCTTTCCAGATCCGGTTTTTCCGGATCCCCAACGGCTCTTCCATCAGGCCCGACAGATAGATGTCGAGGACCTCCTGTATATCGGAAAGATGCACGGCGGAGGAGGAAGTTTCCTCTTGGACGCCGCCTCTTCCGGGCCTATTTCCGATCATAGAAAAGAACATATGCCTCTGTGCCTTTGCCCCTGGTCTTAAAACACCGACGTAATCAGCTCGTAGATGCCCCGCTTCACCTCCGGCTCATCGGTGATCGGTTGCAGCATGGCGATCTCGCAGGCCCGGCGGGGTAAAATCCCATCCTCGATCAACTGCGCCGCATAGACAAGAAGGCGGGTGCTGACCGTCTCGTCCAAACCCTTGTCCTTGAGATTCCGGATCTTGCCGCCCAGAAGAACCAGGGCACGGGCCGTTTTCTCATC is a window from the Deltaproteobacteria bacterium genome containing:
- a CDS encoding prepilin-type N-terminal cleavage/methylation domain-containing protein, with the translated sequence MATDHKGRQGGFTLVEILVTLALTGIVTAGLVNFMVSQSRSYNVQENVQEMEQNARVAMDYLVGGLQRTQSLTLKHIFTDHPRQGDGVLLQDGVVYRFNQGTDLYSSKEDKAGRISVSGTGAGNGFIASFITQDLTGDGIPDTPMFQVDNPVNPHVVTVTIIARTRRADPRYKNNNGYRQIVLTRRVVLRNM
- a CDS encoding prepilin-type N-terminal cleavage/methylation domain-containing protein, which translates into the protein MSNQEGFTLIELLITLVVLSFGLLGLAGLQAQMIRSNAFSSNMTIATSIGADLIEEARSKSLATLFASLTDLNNGNPFTTNELFLTKNNQSTTSIPYGDINGDGNLDPGDIDIDGDGKVDNPYKGFTWTRVVTFYPDPTRPLFAKVAVSVFWPDPGRTEPPKLHHADFTTIIGRM
- a CDS encoding prepilin-type N-terminal cleavage/methylation domain-containing protein; its protein translation is MHRASSGFTYIELIITISIIALTLAFVAPSLETYSQSQKVKNTAREIYTNLQLARMAAIEENKTVDIIFSLNPAAAMSIQDSTGRDVIPRVDFQDSTPDVKLTSNLCGANAGKLTYQPMGNLKDGAQTITVGLRQTVTEYEVKINPVGGLRLVKK
- a CDS encoding cupin domain-containing protein — its product is METIDLNALKKFSPEGPVKQFLQDTPEMKMALLCMEAGQEIPPHGAPARVMMQVLDGEGEFTLGNKKRKGIAGNLLLCNPDEPHGVRAVTRLTVLAVVAPNPGH
- a CDS encoding DUF1858 domain-containing protein; protein product: MSEVTKETLIGDVIKHSPEAKAIIEKHFGNGCFTCPGVNMESIAFGSTMHNLDPQVIVDEINAVMKNAVSS
- a CDS encoding VWA domain-containing protein is translated as MIGNRPGRGGVQEETSSSAVHLSDIQEVLDIYLSGLMEEPLGIRKNRIWKEGKGYVFGLIRRANRQVPATPADSYTDLKRIYLPERIDTFDDREENFALYKAIIAHKYGQIRFGSLEVLGLFDRMENPDRVLDLFSIIEDARMERHLSEEMEGLATLLNRLKEQCLRERPEPEGLTVAEQRVEALLRLSLHPVADLSGFVPSVRKWADPFREEMIHLVGNGSSPSDSARLALRMLGGLNGVDGPYRKIDAVPYRGWMNLPSILRTLKGAVRVAAQGQAGDRDQEETTQKKTVLSTDRKVTPEATEFDEEEARRGILLNRFEKISMIAKYFRISRPLDTDEDVGELSKALDELESTGMIRTARKAKTLLHVEEDFEIEPGELENDSGEAVPGLLYDEWDYRIGALRKDWCTLIERVYDREDIAWSDRLMEKNKHLFTRVRREFQALRPEYRKLRKRINGEDVDNDAFIEAWTDMQAGVMPSEKIYIEKRRRRKEIATIFLADLSASTDAYVKNLRVMDQQREALLLLGEAMEAIGDRYGIFGFSSKTRKACSLYTLKGIDEGYGSEIRGRIGGMRPLDYTRMGPAIRHITHLFQHVRARTKLLIILSDGKPNDFDTYEGRYGIEDIKKALLSARASGILSFCITVDTEARAYLPEIFERGNFLILDEIESLPRKLVGMYRKLTGLTGR
- a CDS encoding AAA family ATPase, with the protein product DEKTARALVLLGGKIRNLKDKGLDETVSTRLLVYAAQLIEDGILPRRACEIAMLQPITDEPEVKRGIYELITSVF